The following proteins are encoded in a genomic region of Glycine max cultivar Williams 82 chromosome 18, Glycine_max_v4.0, whole genome shotgun sequence:
- the LOC100788945 gene encoding GDSL esterase/lipase CPRD49 — protein NLRKIVHHLKSLSENTRILFLSAPPIKDATITPNSDGKPTMTNEACGIHSEACLDVCRKIMNIKAIDLWSDIQKRDNWQDVFFIDRIHFSVEGNKIVLKEILKVLKEAEWEPTVHWKSMPNEFEEDSPYDPVAPDGRSTVNLSNWSFPDDVKWD, from the exons AATTTGAGGAAGATTGTTCACCATCTCAAG AGCCTGTCAGAGAACACTCGCATTCTATTTCTCAGTGCTCCTCCCATCAAAGACGCAACAATTACCCCAAACAG TGACGGGAAGCCAACAATGACAAATGAGGCTTGTGGAATACATTCAGAGGCATGCTTGGATGTGTGTCGCAAGATt ATGAATATCAAGGCCATTGATCTGTGGTCTGATATTCAGAAAAGGGATAACTGGCAAGATGTTTTCTTCAT CGACAGAATACATTTTTCAGTTGAGGGAAACAAGATAGTGTTGAAAGAGATATTGAAGGTCCTGAAAGAAGCAGAATGGGAACCAACTGTGCACTGGAAGTCAATGCCAAATGAGTTTGAGGAAGATTCACCCTATGATCCAGTTGCACCTGATGGAAGATCAACTGTTAATCTTTCCAACTGGTCCTTCCCTGACGATGTGAAATGGGACTAA
- the LOC100527807 gene encoding SGNH hydrolase-type esterase superfamily protein, with product MSGPLLRPQFVMFGSSIVQYGLYDEGWMADLSHLYARKVDIVLRGYAGWNSRRALQVLDKIFPKDAPVQPSLVIAYFGGNDSSTPHSSGLGPHVPLQEYIENLRKIVNHLKSLSENTRILLLSAPPINDATITPNSDGKPSRTNEACRIYSEACLDVCREMNIKAIDLWSAIKKRDNWQDVCFIDGIHLSSEGSKIVLKEILKVLKDAEWEPSLYWKSMPSEFDEDSPYDPIAPDGKSTINISNWAFPGNDKWE from the exons atgtCAGGACCATTATTAAGGCCTCAGTTTGTTATGTTCGGTTCTTCCATTGTTCAGTATGGTCTTTATGATGAAGGTTGGATGGCTGATCTTTCTCACTTGTATGCTCGCAAG GTTGATATAGTTTTGCGAGGATATGCTGGTTGGAATTCAAGGCGTGCTCTGCAGGTTCTGGATAAAATCTTTCCTAAG GATGCCCCTGTACAACCTTCATTGGTCATTGCCTACTTTGGTGGTAATGATTCTTCTACTCCCCACTCATCAGGCCTAGGTCCTCATGTGCCTCTCCAAGAATACATTGAAAATTTGAGGAAGATTGTTAACCATCTCAAG AGCCTCTCAGAGAACACTCGCATTCTACTTCTCAGTGCTCCTCCCATCAATGATGCAACAATTACCCCAAACAG TGATGGGAAGCCATCAAGGACAAATGAAGCTTGTCGAATATATTCAGAGGCATGTTTGGATGTGTGCCGTGAGATGAATATCAAGGCCATTGATCTGTGGTCTGCTATTAAGAAAAGAGATAATTGGCAAGATGTCTGCTTCAT tGATGGAATTCACTTGTCATCCGAGGGAAGCAAGATAGTGTTGAAAGAGATACTGAAGGTCCTCAAAGATGCAGAATGGGAACCAAGTCTATATTGGAAATCAATGCCAAGTGAGTTTGATGAAGATTCACCATATGATCCAATTGCACCTGATGGAAAGTCAACTATTAATATTTCCAACTGGGCCTTCCCTGGCAATGACAAATGGGAGTAG